The genomic stretch ATTCAACAAAAGACAGAAACAAATCCACTATTGGTTTTACGTCAAGCAATACGTAGAGTAACTCCCAATATAGGAGTAAAAACAAGACGTAATAAAAAAGGATCGACGCGGAAAGTTCCGATTGAAATAGGATCTAAACAAGGAAGAGCACTTGCCATTCGTTGGTTATTAGAAGCATCCCAAAAGCGTCCGGGTCGAAATATGGCTTTCAAATTAAGTTCCGAATTAGTAGATGCTGCCAAAGGGAGTGGGGGTGCCATACGCAAAAAGGAAGCGACTCATAGAATGGCAGAGGCAAATAGAGCTCTTGCACATTTTCGTTAATCCATGAACAGAATCTAGGTATGTAGACACATGGATCCATACATCTCGATCGGAAAAGAATCAATAGAAGGAGAATCGGACgatatctttttcgaaacaaataaaaaggaaaaaaaagagaaaacagaAATCATGATCAACTAAGCCCTCTCGGGGCTTGCTTAAGAATAAGAAAGAGGAATCTTATGGAAATAGCATGGAATAAGGTTTGATCCTATTCATGGGGATTCCGTAAATATCCCATTCCAAAAATCGAAACAATCGGGACTTTTCGGAGATTGGCTGCAGTTACTAATTCATGATCTGGCATGTACAGAATGAAAACTTCATTCTCGATTCTACGAGAATTTTTATGAAAGCGTTTCATTTGCTTCTCTTCCATGGAAGTTTCATTTTCCCAGAATGTATCCTAATTTTTGGCCTAATTCTTCTTCTGATGATCGATTTAACCTCTGatcaaaaagatagaccttggttCTATTTCATCTCTTCAACAAGTTTAGTAATAAGCATAACGGCCCTATTGTTCCGATGGAGAGAAGAACCTATAATTAGCTTTTCGGGAAATTTCCAAACGAACAATTTCAACGAAATCTTTCAATTTCTTATTTTATTATGTTCAACTTTATGTATTCCTCTATCCGTAGAGTACATTGAATGTACAGAAATGGCTATAACAGAGTTTCTGTTATTCGTATTAACAGCTACTCTAGGGGGAATGTTTTTATGTGGTGCTAACGATTTAATAACTATCTTTGTAGCTCCAGAATGTTTCAGTTTATGTTCCTACCTATTGTCTGGATATACCAAGAGAGATCTACGGTCTAATGAGGCTACTATGAAATATTTACTCATGGGTGGGGCAAGCTCTTCTATTCTGGTTCATGGTTTCTCTTGGCTATATGGTTCATCTGGGGGGGAGATCGAGCTTCAAGAATTGTGAATGGTCTTATCAATACACAAATGTATAACTCCCCAGGAATTTCAATTGCGCTTATATTCATCACTGTAGGACTTGGGTTCAAGCTTTCCCCAGCCCCTTTTCATCAATGGACTCCTGACGTCTACGAAGGAGTGTGGTTCGTTCGACAAATTCCTACCTCTATCTGAGGTGTTTGGGTTTTGCAAAACTCCATAGACATGCAGAAGAGAAATGCTATCCCCACTCCGACCAAGACAGAACTTTTACCAAAAGTTTATTGTGATCTTTTTGTTCAAATAACAATTAAGGTGAAGCAGGGTCAGGAACAACGAATCTCTTTATGATAAACAGATCCATTTTGCAAGCTCGTTATTACGGGTAGTTCCTACAAAGAATCGGACTAATGACGTATACAATGCTTGAATTATCGATGTAAATGCTACATAGTGGGTTCTCATCCTTCAGAGACTACGAGTGTAATAGGAGCATCCGTTGACAAAAGGATCACCCTAAGATGATCATCTCATGGCTATTGGGAACGAATCAAATCAGATGGTTCTATTTCTCAACCTTTCTGACTTGCTCCTACGGAACCAAGGTCGAAAGGATTGAAAAAGTCAGTCATTCACAACCACTGATGAAGGATTCCTCGAAAAGTTAAGGATTAGTAGTTCTTTTTCGAAATCCATTTCGAAAAAGAATGGATTCGGTCTTATACATACGCGAGGAAGGTAATCAAAAAAGAAAGAAGACGAGTTCTTCTTTCTTTTATCACTTAGGAGCCGTGCGAGATGAAAGTCTCATGCACGGTTTTGCATGAGAGAAAGAAGCGAGGAATCCTCTTTTCGACTCTGACTCCCCCACTCCAGTCGTTGCT from Zea mays cultivar B73 unplaced genomic scaffold, Zm-B73-REFERENCE-NAM-5.0 scaffold_146, whole genome shotgun sequence encodes the following:
- the LOC118473846 gene encoding 30S ribosomal protein S7, chloroplastic, which translates into the protein MSRRGTAEKRTAKSDPIFRNRLVNMVVNRIMKDGKKSLAYQILYRAVKKIQQKTETNPLLVLRQAIRRVTPNIGVKTRRNKKGSTRKVPIEIGSKQGRALAIRWLLEASQKRPGRNMAFKLSSELVDAAKGSGGAIRKKEATHRMAEANRALAHFR